TTTCGTGGACGAAGCTGCCCGCGTGTACGGTAGCCAGTGCGTGGTGGTGGCCGTCGACGCGCGCAGGCGCGACCAACACCTCGAACTTGCCGAAGACGGTGGCGGCGTGGACGGGGCACCGGATTGGGCCGGGACCTGGCCCGAGTTGCTGGTGGACAAGGCAGGTAACGACGGCTGGGAAATCTACACCCACGGCGGTCGCCGTCCCACCGGCATCGACGCCGTTGCCTGGTGCCGCCGTATGGAAGAACTGGGAGCGGGGGAGCTACTGCTCACCAGTATGGACCGCGACGGTACGCGCGACGGATACGATCTTGAGCTTACCCGCGCGGTGGCCGACGCGGTGGGCGTGCCGGTCATAGCCTCGGGCGGAGTGGGCGGGCCCGGGCACCTGCTCGAGGGCGTGACCACGGGCGGCGCCGACGCGGTGCTGGCCGCATCGATTTTTCACTACGGTGAGTACTCAATAGCCGAGTGCAAGCGCTATCTCGCAGAGCGCGGCGTTGTCGTAAGGGTCTGACCAGGGGCCTGGTACCCCGCCCGTGGAATCATGTCGGCTGGTGGGCTACATTTGGCCGGACCAGGGAGGATCAAGGTTTGACTACAACAACCGGACTGCACCACGTCGCTTTCGTAACCAGGGACCCGGAGGCCACGCGAAAGTTCTACGTCGACAAACTCGGCATGCCGCTGGTCCACGTAGAAAACCATCTGAGCGGCGATGGGTGGTTTCGCCATTTCTTTTTCGACATGGGTGGGGGCGCTTCGCTGGGTTTCTTTGAGCTCAACGGTGTGGGTGAAAAGGAGGACTACGCGACCGACCTGTCCAGTACCGTGGGCCTGCCGCCCTGGGCCAACCACGTTGCCTTTCGCGTTGAAAACGAGCAACGCCTTCTCGAGCTCAAGCAGCGCTTTGAGGGAAACGGGGTTGAGCCATTAGTAGAATTTGACCACGGCTGGTGCCGCTCCATCTACACGGTCGATCCCAGCGGCATAGCGGTGGAGTTCTGCGC
This genomic window from Candidatus Binatota bacterium contains:
- a CDS encoding VOC family protein, yielding MQALSRRARRCRKGLTRGLVPRPWNHVGWWATFGRTREDQGLTTTTGLHHVAFVTRDPEATRKFYVDKLGMPLVHVENHLSGDGWFRHFFFDMGGGASLGFFELNGVGEKEDYATDLSSTVGLPPWANHVAFRVENEQRLLELKQRFEGNGVEPLVEFDHGWCRSIYTVDPSGIAVEFCATTKAEGFAMSEEEALRLLRQPPEEFSEGSRKEQRKQPDK
- the hisF gene encoding imidazole glycerol phosphate synthase subunit HisF, producing MLAKRIIPCLDVKDGRVVKGVNFVDLRDAGDPVECAMRYDAEGADELTFLDITASHEKRDIMLDVVSRTAEQAFMPLTVGGGVRVVEDLGALLRAGADKVSINTAAVINPDFVDEAARVYGSQCVVVAVDARRRDQHLELAEDGGGVDGAPDWAGTWPELLVDKAGNDGWEIYTHGGRRPTGIDAVAWCRRMEELGAGELLLTSMDRDGTRDGYDLELTRAVADAVGVPVIASGGVGGPGHLLEGVTTGGADAVLAASIFHYGEYSIAECKRYLAERGVVVRV